The genomic interval CAGTCCCGGCTGGCATGGAGAACAGATTCTGAGTCGAGGTTGCGTTGTAAATCGCATTGGCCGTCCCCGCAGATTGGCTCGACGGTGTATAGAGGTTCATGGTCGGGGTGACCTGCGTAAAGATGATTCCGCGATGCATCAGAGAATCACCGGCCAACAACGTGATGGTGTTTCCGGTAATCGTCGTGGTGGTATTGGCGGCGACACTGTCAAACAGCATTCCGGTCGCCCCGCCCGCCTGATCCGTGATGATATTTGTCGTAATCGTGTCGGTGCTCTTGTCGTAGAGCCCGAACCGCAGTCCCGTGCCGCCAGTTCCCTGGAACTGAATCGTATTCGTGGAAATGTTCACCAGGGACGTGATCGTCGAGGTTTGCCCCGACTGACCATCGATCACCCAGATTCCGGTCCCCGAACTTGCCGCCGCCGTTTGGAAATAGATCAAATTCGAATTCATGGTTCCGGTCAAAAGTCCGGTCGTGGACGCATCCTGAAGCATCACGGCAGTCATATTGGAGCCATAGGCATTTATCGTATTGCTGTTGATTGTAGGCGTGGCCGTGCCCGTCCAGTTGACACCAATCGCCGACGATCCGTCGTGGTATCCCGTGATCGTGTTGCCGGTGACCAACGAGGTCAGCGTTGCCCCTTCCCCACCGGGCTGAGTCTGAAGCTGAATCGCAGTACCATTCGGATCGGTGATCGTGTTGTTCTCGACGTTCCAGTTGAACGTTCCGACGGCGCTTGCCTGCATTCGAACGGTCCCGCCGCCAACGGATCCATTTCCGGCCAGGATCGAACTGAACAGATTCATATTGCTGTCGTTGAGTGAGTCGATCGCGTAGCCGGCCGAGCCATTGATGCGCAAGTCCGTCAATGCGAGCTGTGTGGAGCCGGTCGACTGAATCCCGGTCGCGTTATTCACGAAATCAATCCAATTGAGGCTGGTATTCGTGAACGAATTGATCAGTACGCCCGCTGTCGTTGTGTTCTGGATGGTTCCCCCCGAGGCATAGCCACCGCTGCCCTGAATCGTAAAGGTGCCGGTGCTCGACTCCAGTTTGATTCCATACGGCCCCCCATCCACTGAGACCGATCGAAGTGTCGCGTTGATCGCCGAGGATTCCACGTCGAGCGCCGGGGCATTCACGGTCGTGAACGTGCCGTTACTCACTTGAAGATTGGAGACATTGTTCGCAGACAAACCCATCGCATTGTGGGTATTCACCGTTACATTTCCGAGACTGATTGTGCTCGTCGTATTCGTCAGTGAGATCGCGGGAAGCGACGACGCTGACGTCGCGACCAAATTGGTGACGCTGACCTTCGCATCGGTGCCGTCGACCACGAGGCCCGCTCCACTTGGCGAGGTGATCGTTGTCGTCCCGGTAAAGCGATAGGTCTGGTCGGCCCCGGTCGTTCCGGAAATCGCCACGGCCGATCCCGCTGGGCCGCTCATCCCGGATTGCGTGACCGACAAGGACGAGAAGAACGCTTCTGTCGCCACGTTGTCGATGACCAATCCCGTCTCGCCGACATTCGTCAGCGACAGATTGCTGACGGCAATGGTCCCGCCCGTCAGGTTTTCCAGGACAAAGCCATTTCCCTGAGTGCTAATCGTGTTTCCGGAACCGTAGAAGGCGATGTTCGGATTCCCACCATTGAATACGATTCCGTTTCCGAACGAAGAAGCGATCTGTGTATCTTGAATCGTCACGTTGCCCGAGGCATTGGTCAGGTTGATCGCGTCACTGCCGACTGACGCAAACACCAAGTCATGCAGTGAGATTCCCGAAACACCATTCCCCGCGATTCCATTCCCCGTGGAGCCCACAATATTGAAACCTGCCACCTCGGTTCCCGACGCGAGCGTTACGGCCGTTCCTGTCACGTTCTGAATGATCGGCGTGGTTTGCCCTGCTTGCAGCAGATTTGGAAGCTGAACGTATCCGCCACCGGTCGTCGCCAGCTTCTCGGAGAAATTTCCCTGACCGAACAGGTGCTGCCCCGACGACAACGTGATCGGTTGATTCAAGACGGATCCGCTTTGCACGAAAATCACATTGCCACCAGCGGCCTGAGCCGCCGCGACAGACGAGAACGGATTGACCGTGGTCCCGTCTTGAATCGCAGGGACGGGACCCGACGCAGGTGCGTAGACCTGGTCGATCACATACGCCTGACCGGTCGTTGGATCGGTGGCCACCTGATTGGCATCGTTCGTTTGCGACTGGTCGACAATGACGTTGTAGTTTCGTTCGACAAACCGGAACGGAGACGGTGTGTTTCTGGTCCAACCCGTCGACGGATGATTGCTTGCGAAAGGAAACTGCATCGATAGTCCGACCATCAGATTGTCGCCGTACAGATGATCGTGTGTGTAGAGTGCCTGAGCCGTAATCGTATGATTCGCAACCCCTTCGATTCGGGCCTTGAATCCGTTCAC from Schlesneria paludicola DSM 18645 carries:
- a CDS encoding inverse autotransporter beta domain-containing protein: MLTSSRIQLLPMQIVPRLGMIALSFLLVTRSAVSPRSVQAGDLVFDDIPASKPNKDLSDSEFDVDGSDEPAPRRKRARPTATEEFEDSSTSDQVSPHVIGNGFGTMGRASHLAGKTFGRNDSITPLEFMPYMLTDQHFIFADVRGFVTNRSQGGGNLGIGYRRLFDDRNAWAGASLWYDADQSTSRMFQQVGLSFECLIQQFEFRSNIYLPVTSSQIYSNTTNNAAFVGNQLLYTRSIDSGTALRGIDAEIGYGRPVLDRHIVRGFVGGYHFEGGSSGGVNGFKARIEGVANHTITAQALYTHDHLYGDNLMVGLSMQFPFASNHPSTGWTRNTPSPFRFVERNYNVIVDQSQTNDANQVATDPTTGQAYVIDQVYAPASGPVPAIQDGTTVNPFSSVAAAQAAGGNVIFVQSGSVLNQPITLSSGQHLFGQGNFSEKLATTGGGYVQLPNLLQAGQTTPIIQNVTGTAVTLASGTEVAGFNIVGSTGNGIAGNGVSGISLHDLVFASVGSDAINLTNASGNVTIQDTQIASSFGNGIVFNGGNPNIAFYGSGNTISTQGNGFVLENLTGGTIAVSNLSLTNVGETGLVIDNVATEAFFSSLSVTQSGMSGPAGSAVAISGTTGADQTYRFTGTTTITSPSGAGLVVDGTDAKVSVTNLVATSASSLPAISLTNTTSTISLGNVTVNTHNAMGLSANNVSNLQVSNGTFTTVNAPALDVESSAINATLRSVSVDGGPYGIKLESSTGTFTIQGSGGYASGGTIQNTTTAGVLINSFTNTSLNWIDFVNNATGIQSTGSTQLALTDLRINGSAGYAIDSLNDSNMNLFSSILAGNGSVGGGTVRMQASAVGTFNWNVENNTITDPNGTAIQLQTQPGGEGATLTSLVTGNTITGYHDGSSAIGVNWTGTATPTINSNTINAYGSNMTAVMLQDASTTGLLTGTMNSNLIYFQTAAASSGTGIWVIDGQSGQTSTITSLVNISTNTIQFQGTGGTGLRFGLYDKSTDTITTNIITDQAGGATGMLFDSVAANTTTTITGNTITLLAGDSLMHRGIIFTQVTPTMNLYTPSSQSAGTANAIYNATSTQNLFSMPAGTAVGGIIINGSYYVTP